A window of the Henckelia pumila isolate YLH828 chromosome 3, ASM3356847v2, whole genome shotgun sequence genome harbors these coding sequences:
- the LOC140889610 gene encoding uncharacterized protein → MSLRESQTESNHSPDSERYTEIELPVYSPSSGVGIVNLSNSVTLDVASASLQSLKPVDFNLEPDLGSSSESDSDGIPGETVSHPLSRESVSYVCRCKGIPRSCDIIVPCPGDSRHSPPAGFFTVYVEHLNSGFSIPPCPVLIGLIKSLGVSLSQLTPNALLYFFGFRHQVGAFELDPSLDLFHALFSARPTKPDSDIYFQPRPKCRFLRKLRSHRGAWKSDFFYAKDCGWGVPVDWSSGLTIIKNKGSILELQSQCRSLGLFNENFDPRCLVSAGNQIDLSKLRHRENTSGRPLPWSGPKHKGNGRDASDRVSESVPRAGVSRGVVPRGRQGHSIPSLPDERSSGSGAIDHRRGASKRPMEEGKKGGEVLPADPAKKLREASSSSVRKARPHPLLLDGVNRDGAESFWDSSDFEIGLRRGAKVVGDHDLNHLIPRSSSILRHSIALGSCQILSAVRALEAQEDKAQADEAKILKELAKLKEDVVCLEASEVRAKEEILRLGGENSSIKEELRQWPEKLGVKEKEGETLRSELSALYERHYTEVQTGAGFLSSPPGLQLQRSLEERAVESFCASAAFEEEVFRRAYAIHDELILESRRILREQHVSENVVKMIGAGFPDPDMGPTDMPRVAAPLDDFGDFEIIEALNSLQGDDAPGVP, encoded by the exons ATGTCTTTGCGTGAATCTCAGACTGAGTCCAATCATAGCCCTGATTCTGAGCGATACACTGAAATTGAATTGCCGGTTTACAGTCCCAGCTCAGGTGTAGGTATCGTCAATTTGAGTAATTCTGTCACACTTGACGTTGCGTCGGCATCATTACAGAGCCTAAAGCCTGTCGATTTTAATCTTGAGCCCGACCTTGGTTCTTCTAGCGAGTCAGACAGTGATGGGATTCCTGGTGAGACGGTGTCCCATCCTTTGTCTCGTGAAAGCGTTTCTTATGTGTGCCGCTGCAAAGGAATACCCAGATCTTGCGACATTATAGTTCCGTGCCCCGGTGACTCTCGTCACTCTCCGCCTGCTGGTTTTTTCACAGTTTATGTTGAACACTTAAACAGCGGTTTCTCAATTCCTCCATGCCCTGTCTTGATAGGGTTAATAAAAAGTTTAGGCGTTAGTCTCAGTCAGTTGACTCCTAATGCCCTTCTGTATTTTTTCGGATTTCGACATCAAGTGGGTGCTTTTGAATTGGATCCAAGCCTGGATTTATTTCATGCACTTTTTTCAGCTCGTCCCACGAAACCGGATTCTGATATATATTTCCAGCCCCGTCCGAAGTGTAGGTTCTTACGTAAACTTCGATCTCACCGAGGTGCTTGGAAGTCAGACTTCTTTTATGCTAAAGATTGCGGGTGGGGGGTGCCCGTGGATTGGAGCTCTGGGCTTACTATAATAAAGAATAAAGGATCTATTCTTGAGCTTCAATCACAATGTCGGTCTCTGGGGCTCTTTAACGAAAATTTTGACCCTCGGTGTTTAGTTAGTGCTG GTAACCAGATTGACCTGAGTAAGCTCCGTCATCGGGAGAATACGTCCGGTCGCCCTCTTCCTTGGAGTGGGCCGAAGCACAAGGGAAATGGGAGAGATGCATCTGATCGTGTTTCTGAGTCAGTTCCCCGTGCTGGAGTGAGCCGAGGCGTGGTACCACGAGGACGCCAGGGCCATAGTATCCCTTCCTTGCCTGATGAGAGATCTTCGGGTTCCGGTGCTATTGATCACCGGAGGGGGGCGAGCAAGAGGCCGATGGAGGAGGGTAAAAAAGGGGGTGAAGTCCTTCCTGCTGATCCTGCGAAGAAACTTCGGGAGGCTTCATCCTCTTCGGTGAGGAAAGCGAGACCACACCCCTTGCTTCTTGACGGGGTGAATAGGGATGGTGCAGAGTCCTTCTGGGACTCCAGTGATTTTGAGATTGGCCTTAGGCGGGGGGCCAAGGTAGTAGGGGATCATGATTTGAACCATTTGATCCCTCGATCCTCTTCGATCCTACGCCACTCTATTGCCCTTGGTTCTTGTCAG ATTTTGTCGGCTGTACGAGCTCTGGAGGCTCAAGAAGACAAGGCTCAAGCTGACGAGGCTAAGATTCTGAAGGAGTTGGCCAAACTGAAGGAAGATGTTGTTTGCCTTGAAGCTTCGGAGGTTAGGGCGAAGGAAGAGATTCTCCGTTTGGGAGGGGAGAATTCTAGCATTAAGGAAGAACTCCGTCAGTGGCCGGAGAAGCTTGGTGTGAAGGAAAAGGAGGGGGAGACTCTTCGTTCTGAGCTTAGTGCTCTTTATGAGAGGCACTATACTGAGGTACAGACTGGAGCTGGGTTTTTGTCCTCCCCTCCGGGGTTGCAGTTGCAGAGGAGTTTGGAGGAGAGGGCTGTTGAATCATTTTGCGCCTCCGCTGCTTTTGAGGAGGAAGTTTTTCGGCGTGCTTATGCGATTCATGATGAGTTGATACTTGAGAGCCGCCGAATTCTTCGCGAGCAGCATGTTTCGGAGAATGTGGTCAAGATGATTGGCGCTGGTTTTCCGGATCCGGACATGGGACCGACTGATATGCCGAGGGTAGCTGCGccccttgatgattttggtgaCTTCGAGATTATAGAGGCTTTGAACTCCCTCCAGGGAGATGATGCTCCTGGTGTTCCATGA
- the LOC140890453 gene encoding transcription factor bHLH140 isoform X1, producing the protein MEESQEKSKPVVAILVGLPGSGKSTFCDEVMRISRRPWARICQDSINNGKAGTKYQCLSNAAAALKNGESIFIDRCNIDKEQRADFLNLGGEQVEKHAVVLDLPTKVCISRSVKRTGHEGNLEGGKAAAVVNRMASKKELPKLSEGFTRITICQDEKDVSQTISMYGSFGPLDSLPSGYFGQKNKDTMTQVGIMKFLKKLDPSSKTGSEPTSFQKPIPNETPPEKDSDFQGVNKGSDLTSAAHENSKGHDTACSTDNIISSNAPTLAFPSISTADFQFNLEKASDIIVEKVREFVSRIGDAAVVLVDLSHGSKILSLVKAKAAQKNIDSKKFFTMVGDITRLRSDKGLHYNVIANAANWRLKPGGGGVNAAIFNAAGSALEIATKEKAACLRPGNSVVVPLPSFSPLFVREGITHVIHVLGPNMNPMRPDCLKDDYVQGCKILREAYSSLFEGFVSILKSHSSSESGDSKELSHSSDHQKGKREATYESDKNKKYKGFQQVLKTGGNSYSDEKTSEDKRVTDGKINAWGSWAQALYKVAMHPEEHENALLEVSDDIIVMNDAYPKAQHHLLVLARADGLDCPAIVGREHISLLKTMHTVGLKWAEKFLDDNESLSFRLGYHSEPSMRQLHLHVISQDFDSHCLKHKKHWNSFTTPFFRDSVDVIKEVEEHGKITVKDDEFLGMELRCHRCRSAHPNIPRLKSHISSCKAPFPASLLQNGRLVSSGSNNILE; encoded by the exons ATGGAAGAAAGCCAAGAAAAGTCGAAGCCAGTTGTGGCAATACTGGTGGGCTTGCCCGGAAGTGGAAAATCCACCTTCTGTGACGAAGTAATGCGAATTTCTCGACGACCCTGGGCACGGATTTGCCAG GATTCTATAAATAATGGTAAAGCTGGTACAAAATATCAGTGTCTGTCAAATGCTGCTGCTGCATTAAAGAATGGTGAAAGTATATTTATTGACAGATGTAACATTGACAAAGAGCAGCGTGCAGATTTTCTAAACCTCGGTGGCGAACAAGTGGAGAAACATGCTGTGGTGCTTGATCTTCCAACCAAGGTTTGTATTTCTCGTTCTGTAAAGCGTACTGGACATGAAGGAAATTTAGAAGGCGGGAAAGCTGCTGCTGTTGTGAACCGAATGGCTTCAAAGAAAGAATTACCTAAACTAAGTGAGGGGTTCACTAGAATTACGATCTGTCAGGATGAAAAAGATGTCAGCCAAACCATCAGTATGTATGGTTCCTTTGGCCCATTAGATTCTCTGCCTTCGGGCTATTTTGGCCAGAAGAATAAGGATACAATGACTCAAGTAGGTATTATgaaatttcttaaaaaattgGATCCCTCAAGTAAAACTGGATCTGAACCAACCAGCTTTCAGAAACCCATTCCTAATGAGACGCCCCCAGAAAAGGATTCTGATTTTCAGGGAGTAAATAAGGGTTCTGATCTTACGAGTGCGGCTCATGAGAATTCAAAAGGACATGATACAGCCTGTTCCACTGATAATATTATTTCAAGCAATGCTCCCACTTTGGCATTTCCATCTATTTCTACCGCAGACTTTCAATTCAATCTGGAAAAGGCATCTGATATTATTGTTGAAAAAGTTAGGGAGTTTGTAAGTAGGATAGGGGATGCTGCTGTTGTTTTGGTAGATTTGTCACATGGATCCAAAATATTGTCTCTGGTGAAGGCTAAAGCTGCACAAAAAAACATTGACTCGAAAAAGTTCTTTACAATGGTTGGAGATATAACTCGACTCCGTTCTGATAAAGGCTTACACTACAATGTAATTGCAAATGCTGCTAACTG GCGTCTAAAACCAGGAGGTGGAGGCGTGAATGCTGCCATCTTCAATGCTGCGGGATCGGCTTTGGAAATAGCTACCAAGGAAAAGGCAGCATGCCTGAGACCGGGAAATTCTGTGGTTGTGCCTCTTCCTTCATTTTCCCCATTGTTTGTTAGGGAAGGCATTACCCATGTCATACATGTACTTGGACCAAATATGAATCCCATGAGACCAGACTGTCTCAAAGATGACTATGTTCAAGGCTGCAAGATACTTCGGGAGGCCTACTCGTCCCTTTTTGAAGGGTTTGTGTCTATACTAAAGTCACACTCCTCGTCAGAATCTGGAGATTCCAAAGAGCTAAGTCATTCGAGTGATCATCAGAAGGGAAAAAGGGAAGCTACTTATGAATCGGACAAGAATAAAAAGTACAAGGGATTTCAACAGGTCCTTAAGACTGGTGGAAACAGTTACTCGGATGAAAAAACCTCTGAGGATAAAAGGGTTACAGATGGCAAGATCAATGCTTGGGGCTCATGGGCTCAAGCTCTTTACAAAGTCGCTATGCATCCGGAGGAGCATGAGAATGCTCTACTGGAAGTATCGGATGACATTATAGTGATGAATGATGCATATCCCAAg GCACAGCATCATTTATTGGTGTTAGCACGGGCTGATGGTCTCGATTGCCCCGCAATTGTCGGTAGAGAACACATCTCATTGTTGAAAACAATGCATACTGTTGGTTTGAAATGGGCAGAAAAGTTCCTGGATGATAATGAATCATTGTCATTTCGTCTTGGATATCATTCC GAGCCTTCCATGCGACAATTGCACCTTCATGTGATCAGCCAGGATTTCGACTCCCATTGTCTAAAACACAAGAAGCATTGGAACTCATTCACTACACCATTCTTCCGAGATTCAGTGGACGTGATAAAGGAAGTCGAGGAGCATGGGAAGATTACAGTGAAAGATGATGAGTTTTTAGGCATGGAATTGAGGTGCCATCGGTGTAGAAGTGCCCATCCAAACATACCACGTCTGAAATCGCATATTAGTTCTTGTAAAGCACCTTTCCCTGCCAGTCTACTCCAAAATGGCAGACTTGTTTCCTCCGGAAGTAACAACATACTTGAGTAA
- the LOC140890453 gene encoding transcription factor bHLH140 isoform X2 — protein sequence MEESQEKSKPVVAILVGLPGSGKSTFCDEVMRISRRPWARICQDSINNGKAGTKYQCLSNAAAALKNGESIFIDRCNIDKEQRADFLNLGGEQVEKHAVVLDLPTKVCISRSVKRTGHEGNLEGGKAAAVVNRMASKKELPKLSEGFTRITICQDEKDVSQTISMYGSFGPLDSLPSGYFGQKNKDTMTQVGIMKFLKKLDPSSKTGSEPTSFQKPIPNETPPEKDSDFQGVNKGSDLTSAAHENSKGHDTACSTDNIISSNAPTLAFPSISTADFQFNLEKASDIIVEKVREFVSRIGDAAVVLVDLSHGSKILSLVKAKAAQKNIDSKKFFTMVGDITRLRSDKGLHYNVIANAANWRLKPGGGGVNAAIFNAAGSALEIATKEKAACLRPGNSVVVPLPSFSPLFVREGITHVIHVLGPNMNPMRPDCLKDDYVQGCKILREAYSSLFEGFVSILKSHSSSESGDSKELSHSSDHQKGKREATYESDKNKKYKGFQQVLKTGGNSYSDEKTSEDKRVTDGKINAWGSWAQALYKVAMHPEEHENALLEVSDDIIVMNDAYPKAQHHLLVLARADGLDCPAIVGREHISLLKTMHTVGLKWAEKFLDDNESLSFRLGYHSLHANR from the exons ATGGAAGAAAGCCAAGAAAAGTCGAAGCCAGTTGTGGCAATACTGGTGGGCTTGCCCGGAAGTGGAAAATCCACCTTCTGTGACGAAGTAATGCGAATTTCTCGACGACCCTGGGCACGGATTTGCCAG GATTCTATAAATAATGGTAAAGCTGGTACAAAATATCAGTGTCTGTCAAATGCTGCTGCTGCATTAAAGAATGGTGAAAGTATATTTATTGACAGATGTAACATTGACAAAGAGCAGCGTGCAGATTTTCTAAACCTCGGTGGCGAACAAGTGGAGAAACATGCTGTGGTGCTTGATCTTCCAACCAAGGTTTGTATTTCTCGTTCTGTAAAGCGTACTGGACATGAAGGAAATTTAGAAGGCGGGAAAGCTGCTGCTGTTGTGAACCGAATGGCTTCAAAGAAAGAATTACCTAAACTAAGTGAGGGGTTCACTAGAATTACGATCTGTCAGGATGAAAAAGATGTCAGCCAAACCATCAGTATGTATGGTTCCTTTGGCCCATTAGATTCTCTGCCTTCGGGCTATTTTGGCCAGAAGAATAAGGATACAATGACTCAAGTAGGTATTATgaaatttcttaaaaaattgGATCCCTCAAGTAAAACTGGATCTGAACCAACCAGCTTTCAGAAACCCATTCCTAATGAGACGCCCCCAGAAAAGGATTCTGATTTTCAGGGAGTAAATAAGGGTTCTGATCTTACGAGTGCGGCTCATGAGAATTCAAAAGGACATGATACAGCCTGTTCCACTGATAATATTATTTCAAGCAATGCTCCCACTTTGGCATTTCCATCTATTTCTACCGCAGACTTTCAATTCAATCTGGAAAAGGCATCTGATATTATTGTTGAAAAAGTTAGGGAGTTTGTAAGTAGGATAGGGGATGCTGCTGTTGTTTTGGTAGATTTGTCACATGGATCCAAAATATTGTCTCTGGTGAAGGCTAAAGCTGCACAAAAAAACATTGACTCGAAAAAGTTCTTTACAATGGTTGGAGATATAACTCGACTCCGTTCTGATAAAGGCTTACACTACAATGTAATTGCAAATGCTGCTAACTG GCGTCTAAAACCAGGAGGTGGAGGCGTGAATGCTGCCATCTTCAATGCTGCGGGATCGGCTTTGGAAATAGCTACCAAGGAAAAGGCAGCATGCCTGAGACCGGGAAATTCTGTGGTTGTGCCTCTTCCTTCATTTTCCCCATTGTTTGTTAGGGAAGGCATTACCCATGTCATACATGTACTTGGACCAAATATGAATCCCATGAGACCAGACTGTCTCAAAGATGACTATGTTCAAGGCTGCAAGATACTTCGGGAGGCCTACTCGTCCCTTTTTGAAGGGTTTGTGTCTATACTAAAGTCACACTCCTCGTCAGAATCTGGAGATTCCAAAGAGCTAAGTCATTCGAGTGATCATCAGAAGGGAAAAAGGGAAGCTACTTATGAATCGGACAAGAATAAAAAGTACAAGGGATTTCAACAGGTCCTTAAGACTGGTGGAAACAGTTACTCGGATGAAAAAACCTCTGAGGATAAAAGGGTTACAGATGGCAAGATCAATGCTTGGGGCTCATGGGCTCAAGCTCTTTACAAAGTCGCTATGCATCCGGAGGAGCATGAGAATGCTCTACTGGAAGTATCGGATGACATTATAGTGATGAATGATGCATATCCCAAg GCACAGCATCATTTATTGGTGTTAGCACGGGCTGATGGTCTCGATTGCCCCGCAATTGTCGGTAGAGAACACATCTCATTGTTGAAAACAATGCATACTGTTGGTTTGAAATGGGCAGAAAAGTTCCTGGATGATAATGAATCATTGTCATTTCGTCTTGGATATCATTCC TTACATGCTAATAGATGA